From one Pseudomonas sp. B21-048 genomic stretch:
- a CDS encoding translocation/assembly module TamB domain-containing protein produces the protein MKRGLKITLLAIPALLMLIVLTLVTVLGTPTGSRWALGFVPGLTVENFQGRLGGQWSAEHLVWQQDSSRVELSKAIFAWSPLCLMRMALCIEQLQAEQVSLQFPSGVEEQSSGPISLPDLKLPLAIELGDVKIGRLLFNGSEELKGLQLAAHWTEKGLQIDSVHLQRDELSLNLSGLLQPSGNWPLKAEGKLTLPAPEPWALALKVDGDLLKTLNLKADSSGYLNGQLTGELQPLVENLPAKVRITADGFKPSAGLPDTLQLNQLELTGDGDLKNGYQLLGKATLPAEQGPVALLLQGKVDARGAQIAGLDLTANDKQSLKLTGLVDWSKGLSAEAKIDWLDFPWHRLYPLIDEPQVALRSFNGEVSYTDGNYIGNFKAALDGPAGAFSLNSPFSGDLTKIHLPQFKLEAGQGKAEGHLNLQFADGIAWDTALDLSAINPAYWLAELPGSLAGPLRSKGEMKNEKLSLTADLDLKGKLRGQPAILQAKADGGGEQWNLSALQIRLGDNSINGQGSLQQTLAGRIDIKLPRLAQLWPQLRGQLNGRVDVAGTLKAPQGKLGLQGTQLAFEDNRLQSLNLDATLDSAQRAKIDLKGSGIQTGDTSLGTLTASGQGDIKNQKLALDLQGPKLKLALGLDGTLDKGNWRGRLASGDIQAGGQDWKLQNPAKLERLADGKITFGAHCWMSGPASLCGEDQRLMPEPKLRYHLKQFPIDSLAQWLPKDFAWKGKLNADLQLDLPASGPNGLVSIDASGGTLRMREKEQWLDFPYQTLKLTSKLTPKRIDTDLNFVGGKLGELMVQAQINPIPKNKPLTGSFRLSGLDLSVARPFVPMVEKLTGHLSGSGTLSGGLLAPLVNGNLELRDGEISGPELPMALEALQLQAMIAGETVQLNGGWKSGKTGQGSLNGNIAWGQALVVDLALKGSHLPVTVEPYAALEVAPDLKISMKDDKLAIVGKVLVPKGEITVRELPPSTVKVSDDTVIVGQQTEEGKPPMAMAMDIDVVVGEDKLSFTGFGLTANLQGHVHIGDNMDTRGELWLNDGRYRAYGQRLTVRRARLLFAGPIDQPYLDIEAIRQTDDVIAGIRLSGSAEQPTTQIFSEPAMSQEQALSYLVLGRPLSATGEDNNMLAQAALGLGLMGSSGVTSGLAKDLGIQDFQLDTQGSGANTAVVASGNISEKLSLRYGVGVFEPANTIALRYKLSKKVYLEAASGVASSLDIFYKRDF, from the coding sequence GTGAAGCGTGGTTTGAAAATAACGCTGCTGGCGATTCCGGCGCTGCTGATGCTGATCGTGCTGACGCTGGTCACCGTGCTGGGCACTCCGACGGGCAGTCGTTGGGCGCTCGGGTTTGTGCCGGGTTTGACCGTGGAGAATTTCCAGGGCCGTTTGGGTGGGCAGTGGAGCGCCGAGCATCTGGTGTGGCAGCAGGACAGCAGCAGGGTTGAGCTGAGCAAAGCGATTTTCGCCTGGTCGCCGCTGTGCCTGATGCGCATGGCATTGTGCATCGAGCAATTGCAGGCCGAGCAGGTCAGCCTGCAATTCCCGTCGGGCGTGGAAGAGCAAAGCAGCGGCCCGATCAGTCTCCCGGATTTGAAATTGCCGCTGGCCATCGAATTGGGCGATGTCAAAATCGGCCGTCTGCTGTTCAACGGCAGCGAAGAGCTCAAGGGACTGCAATTGGCAGCGCACTGGACCGAGAAAGGTTTGCAGATCGACTCGGTGCATTTACAGCGTGATGAACTGAGCCTGAACCTGTCCGGCCTGCTGCAACCTTCTGGCAACTGGCCGCTCAAAGCCGAGGGCAAACTGACCCTGCCGGCCCCCGAGCCTTGGGCTCTGGCCCTGAAAGTCGACGGCGATCTGCTGAAAACCCTGAACCTGAAAGCCGACAGCAGTGGCTACCTGAACGGGCAACTCACCGGCGAACTGCAACCGCTGGTGGAAAATCTGCCGGCCAAAGTGCGGATCACCGCCGACGGCTTCAAACCCAGCGCCGGGTTGCCGGATACCCTGCAACTCAATCAACTGGAACTCACCGGCGACGGCGACCTGAAAAACGGTTACCAGTTGCTAGGCAAAGCCACGTTACCCGCAGAGCAAGGCCCGGTTGCGCTGTTGCTGCAAGGCAAGGTCGACGCCAGGGGTGCGCAGATCGCCGGCCTTGACCTGACGGCCAACGACAAACAAAGCCTCAAGCTCACCGGGCTTGTGGACTGGAGTAAAGGCCTGAGCGCTGAGGCGAAAATCGATTGGCTGGATTTCCCGTGGCACCGTCTCTATCCGCTGATCGACGAGCCGCAAGTGGCGCTGCGCAGCTTCAATGGTGAAGTCTCCTACACCGACGGCAACTACATCGGTAATTTCAAAGCCGCGCTGGATGGCCCGGCCGGGGCGTTCAGCCTGAACAGCCCGTTCAGCGGCGACTTGACCAAAATTCACCTGCCGCAATTCAAACTCGAAGCCGGGCAGGGCAAGGCCGAAGGGCACCTGAACCTACAGTTTGCCGACGGTATCGCCTGGGATACGGCGCTGGACCTCTCGGCGATCAACCCGGCGTACTGGCTCGCGGAGCTACCGGGCTCGTTGGCCGGTCCCTTGCGCAGCAAAGGCGAGATGAAGAATGAAAAACTCAGCCTGACCGCCGACCTGGACCTGAAAGGCAAGCTGCGCGGGCAACCGGCCATATTGCAAGCCAAGGCCGATGGCGGCGGCGAGCAATGGAACCTCAGCGCGTTGCAGATTCGCCTCGGTGACAACAGCATCAACGGCCAAGGCAGCCTGCAACAGACACTCGCCGGCCGGATCGACATCAAGCTGCCGCGTCTGGCCCAGCTTTGGCCGCAACTGCGCGGTCAGCTCAATGGCCGGGTCGATGTCGCCGGCACACTCAAGGCGCCACAAGGCAAACTCGGCCTGCAAGGCACGCAACTGGCCTTCGAAGACAATCGCCTGCAAAGCCTCAATCTGGACGCCACCCTCGACAGCGCTCAGCGGGCGAAGATCGACCTCAAGGGCAGCGGCATTCAGACCGGCGACACGTCACTGGGCACGTTGACTGCCAGCGGTCAGGGCGACATCAAAAACCAGAAACTCGCCCTCGACCTGCAAGGACCGAAGCTGAAACTGGCGCTCGGTCTCGACGGCACGCTGGACAAGGGCAATTGGCGCGGGCGTCTGGCCAGTGGTGATATCCAGGCGGGCGGTCAGGACTGGAAACTGCAAAATCCGGCGAAACTCGAGCGACTGGCGGACGGCAAAATCACCTTCGGCGCCCATTGCTGGATGTCCGGCCCGGCCAGCCTGTGCGGCGAAGACCAGCGTTTGATGCCCGAGCCGAAGCTGCGTTACCACCTCAAGCAATTCCCCATCGACAGCTTGGCGCAATGGCTGCCGAAGGATTTCGCCTGGAAGGGCAAGCTCAACGCCGATCTGCAACTTGACTTGCCGGCCAGCGGTCCGAACGGTCTGGTCAGCATCGACGCCAGTGGCGGCACGTTGCGTATGCGTGAGAAGGAGCAATGGCTGGATTTTCCGTACCAGACCCTGAAACTCACCAGCAAACTCACGCCAAAACGCATCGACACCGACCTCAATTTTGTCGGCGGCAAACTCGGTGAACTGATGGTTCAGGCGCAGATCAATCCGATACCGAAGAACAAACCGCTGACCGGTTCATTCCGCCTCAGTGGTCTGGACTTGTCGGTGGCACGGCCGTTTGTGCCGATGGTCGAGAAACTCACCGGGCATTTGAGTGGCAGCGGCACATTGTCCGGCGGACTGCTGGCGCCGCTGGTCAACGGCAACCTTGAGCTGCGCGACGGTGAAATCTCCGGGCCTGAATTGCCGATGGCGCTCGAAGCCTTGCAACTTCAAGCCATGATTGCCGGCGAAACCGTGCAACTGAACGGCGGTTGGAAAAGCGGCAAGACCGGGCAGGGCAGCCTCAATGGCAACATCGCCTGGGGTCAGGCGCTGGTGGTGGATCTTGCGCTCAAGGGCTCGCACTTACCGGTCACCGTCGAACCCTACGCCGCGCTGGAAGTCGCGCCGGACCTGAAGATCTCCATGAAGGACGACAAACTGGCAATCGTCGGCAAGGTGCTGGTACCCAAGGGCGAAATCACCGTGCGCGAACTGCCGCCATCGACGGTCAAGGTTTCCGATGACACGGTGATCGTCGGTCAGCAGACCGAAGAGGGTAAACCGCCGATGGCCATGGCGATGGACATCGATGTGGTGGTGGGGGAGGACAAGCTGAGTTTTACCGGGTTTGGCCTGACCGCCAACTTGCAAGGTCATGTGCACATCGGTGACAACATGGATACTCGAGGCGAGCTGTGGCTCAACGACGGGCGTTATCGCGCCTACGGTCAGCGGCTGACGGTGCGCCGGGCGCGGTTGCTGTTTGCAGGTCCCATCGATCAGCCGTACCTGGACATCGAAGCGATTCGCCAGACCGACGATGTCATCGCCGGCATTCGCCTGAGTGGCAGTGCCGAGCAGCCGACCACGCAGATCTTTTCTGAACCGGCGATGAGTCAGGAGCAGGCGTTGTCCTATCTGGTGCTGGGCCGTCCATTGAGCGCTACCGGTGAAGACAACAACATGCTCGCCCAAGCTGCCCTCGGGTTGGGTTTGATGGGCAGTTCCGGGGTGACCAGCGGGTTGGCCAAGGACTTGGGGATTCAGGACTTCCAGCTTGATACCCAGGGCAGCGGCGCTAACACCGCCGTGGTGGCCAGCGGCAACATCTCGGAAAAACTCAGCCTGCGTTATGGCGTTGGGGTATTCGAGCCGGCCAACACCATCGCCTTGCGTTACAAGCTGAGCAAAAAGGTCTACCTCGAAGCCGCCAGCGGCGTGGCCAGTTCGCTGGACATCTTCTACAAGCGGGATTTCTAA
- a CDS encoding autotransporter assembly complex family protein, which produces MKFSGRFTSGVLMLISSCAALAQSELDVRIKPSNDELKANIEGYIGSLGDRDEEALQRFSRGAEEQARKAAQALGYYQPQIESDVKGGKTPRLVLNIDPGEPIHLRNVTVRIDGPAASFKSFRVPKSDLLKPGAVLNHGRYEDAKRLIQNQASRYGFFSGRFTRQKLLVDPRAGVADIELIYDSGPRYALGKVSFEGDTPFDEDLLQRMVPFKAGAPYDSELIAELNQALQSSGYFEGVRVDAAPTASKDDVIPVAVKLETRKPRTMGLGLGFSTDVGPRVKANWTRHWVNPQGHSYGWEAEISAPRQNVGLFYDVPLDPPLTDKLRFAGGYQYEEIAGTDTLSKLLTLGPEWHSKLPSGWQRVVSLKWQREEYQLGDDSGLSTLLMPGVSYSYLKSDNRIDPHNGYRLQFETKVAKEGLASDTNLVYGTALVKGLTTVFDKHRLLGRVQVGGSATNGYKSVPPSLRFFAGGDQSVRGYDYQSLSPENSDGDRIGGRYMVAGSVEYQYSIAEKWRVATFIDQGNSFNTLELPNLKTGVGIGVRWVSPVGPIRLDLAHAMDDDGGIRLHFSMGPEL; this is translated from the coding sequence ATGAAGTTTTCCGGAAGATTTACCAGTGGCGTGTTGATGCTGATTTCCAGCTGTGCGGCACTGGCGCAAAGTGAATTGGATGTGCGGATCAAACCGTCCAACGATGAACTGAAGGCCAATATAGAAGGCTATATCGGTAGCCTCGGCGATCGCGATGAAGAAGCCTTGCAACGCTTCAGTCGCGGCGCCGAAGAACAGGCGCGCAAGGCCGCCCAGGCCTTGGGCTATTACCAGCCACAGATTGAAAGTGACGTGAAGGGCGGCAAGACGCCGCGCCTGGTGCTGAACATCGACCCCGGCGAGCCAATCCATTTGCGCAACGTTACGGTGCGCATCGATGGCCCCGCGGCCTCGTTCAAATCCTTTCGTGTACCGAAAAGCGACCTGCTGAAACCCGGCGCAGTGCTTAACCATGGCCGTTACGAAGACGCCAAGCGGCTGATCCAGAACCAGGCCTCGCGCTACGGTTTTTTCAGTGGGCGTTTCACCCGTCAAAAGCTGTTGGTGGACCCGCGTGCAGGCGTCGCCGATATTGAATTGATCTACGACAGCGGCCCACGCTATGCGCTGGGCAAGGTCAGTTTTGAAGGCGATACGCCGTTCGACGAAGACCTCCTGCAACGCATGGTGCCGTTCAAGGCCGGTGCGCCCTATGACTCTGAACTGATCGCCGAACTCAATCAGGCGTTGCAGTCGAGCGGTTACTTCGAGGGTGTACGCGTGGACGCAGCACCGACCGCGTCCAAGGACGATGTGATTCCGGTGGCGGTCAAACTGGAAACCCGCAAGCCACGGACCATGGGTCTTGGTCTGGGCTTTTCCACCGACGTCGGTCCACGGGTCAAAGCCAACTGGACTCGCCATTGGGTTAATCCTCAGGGGCACAGCTATGGCTGGGAGGCCGAAATTTCGGCGCCACGGCAGAACGTCGGGCTGTTTTACGACGTTCCGCTGGACCCCCCATTGACCGACAAGCTGCGCTTTGCCGGGGGTTATCAATATGAAGAAATCGCTGGCACCGACACCCTCAGTAAACTGCTGACCCTTGGCCCCGAGTGGCACAGCAAGTTGCCCAGCGGCTGGCAGCGGGTGGTGTCGCTCAAGTGGCAACGCGAGGAATACCAACTCGGTGACGATTCGGGGCTCAGCACCTTACTGATGCCCGGCGTGAGCTATTCGTACCTGAAAAGCGACAACCGCATCGATCCGCACAACGGCTATCGCCTGCAATTCGAAACCAAAGTCGCCAAGGAAGGATTGGCTTCGGACACCAATCTGGTCTACGGCACGGCGCTGGTCAAAGGCCTGACCACGGTCTTCGACAAACACCGCTTGCTCGGTCGGGTGCAGGTCGGCGGCAGCGCCACCAACGGCTACAAATCGGTGCCGCCGTCCTTGCGCTTCTTCGCCGGTGGCGATCAGAGCGTGCGCGGTTACGACTATCAGAGCCTGTCCCCGGAAAACTCCGATGGCGACCGTATCGGTGGCCGCTACATGGTGGCCGGCAGCGTCGAGTATCAATACTCAATCGCCGAAAAATGGCGGGTCGCTACCTTCATTGACCAGGGCAACTCCTTCAACACACTCGAACTGCCGAACCTGAAGACGGGTGTCGGTATCGGCGTACGCTGGGTTTCGCCGGTGGGGCCGATTCGCCTCGACCTGGCCCACGCGATGGACGATGACGGCGGCATTCGACTGCACTTTTCCATGGGGCCTGAGCTGTGA
- a CDS encoding N-acetyltransferase: MPETSTVIADIHMLDSGYSREARSLLYQAYRHEPTFGYLFEAERPGYEQRVRATVRELVKQHFLQDLPAIGLLVNDRLIGIALIAPPQRRLGITESWAWRLRMVLSTGFRCTRRYLDYHAAVMACVPSDSVHVLPLLGIHPQFQGKHFGEQLLQAVHNWCAVDEHSQGVILDTGNPRYLEFYKRQGYEEIGEVAVGPIREHVFFHANPQVLQTATA; this comes from the coding sequence ATGCCCGAAACCTCGACCGTCATCGCCGATATTCACATGCTCGACAGCGGCTATTCCCGCGAAGCACGCTCCCTGTTGTACCAGGCGTACCGGCACGAGCCGACGTTCGGCTATCTGTTCGAAGCCGAACGCCCCGGTTATGAACAACGAGTAAGGGCAACGGTACGCGAACTGGTCAAGCAACACTTTCTTCAGGATTTGCCGGCCATCGGCCTACTGGTGAATGACCGCTTGATCGGCATCGCCCTGATCGCGCCGCCGCAACGCCGGCTGGGCATCACCGAAAGCTGGGCCTGGCGCCTGCGAATGGTGCTCAGCACCGGGTTTCGTTGTACCCGACGCTACCTCGATTACCACGCCGCCGTGATGGCGTGCGTGCCGTCCGACTCGGTGCATGTTTTGCCTTTGCTGGGGATTCACCCGCAATTTCAGGGCAAACATTTCGGTGAACAATTGCTGCAAGCGGTGCATAACTGGTGCGCCGTCGATGAACACTCCCAAGGCGTGATCCTCGACACCGGCAATCCCCGTTATCTGGAGTTCTATAAGCGTCAGGGCTATGAGGAAATCGGCGAAGTAGCCGTAGGGCCGATTCGCGAGCATGTGTTTTTCCACGCCAACCCGCAGGTGTTACAAACGGCAACGGCATAA